A window of the Nitrospinaceae bacterium genome harbors these coding sequences:
- the rplP gene encoding 50S ribosomal protein L16 — translation MLQPKRTKFRKQMKGRTRGKARAGNTLSFGSFGLQTLETVRLTARQIEAARIAMTRYVKRGGRIWIRVFPDKPVCKKPAEVRMGKGKGTPEFWVAPCRAGRIIYELDGVPLDVAKEALRLAGRKLPCKTRFVTVSQGTTA, via the coding sequence ATGCTGCAGCCCAAGCGGACAAAATTCAGAAAACAGATGAAGGGGCGCACCCGCGGAAAAGCGCGAGCTGGCAACACCCTTTCCTTCGGGAGCTTCGGTCTCCAAACGCTTGAAACTGTTCGGCTGACTGCCCGACAGATAGAGGCGGCGCGTATTGCGATGACACGCTATGTGAAGAGAGGCGGTCGGATTTGGATTCGCGTATTTCCAGACAAGCCAGTTTGCAAAAAACCGGCTGAGGTAAGAATGGGAAAAGGGAAGGGAACACCTGAATTTTGGGTAGCTCCTTGCCGCGCTGGACGAATTATTTATGAACTCGATGGTGTACCTCTTGACGTGGCCAAGGAAGCGCTTCGACTGGCTGGTCGTAAGCTCCCTTGTAAGACTCGATTTGTAACGGTATCGCAAGGAACTACAGCATGA
- the rpsQ gene encoding 30S ribosomal protein S17: MAEERGRRKVRNGVVVSNKMDKTVTVEVVRTFQHTTFKRVVRRSKKYVVHDGENTLKQGDQVRIIETRPMSKRKRWRLLEVIERAV, translated from the coding sequence ATGGCCGAAGAGCGCGGCCGCCGCAAAGTGCGGAATGGTGTTGTCGTAAGCAACAAAATGGACAAGACCGTGACTGTCGAAGTCGTCCGAACCTTTCAGCACACCACCTTCAAGCGGGTGGTGCGCCGAAGCAAGAAGTATGTGGTCCATGACGGAGAAAATACGCTGAAACAAGGCGATCAGGTTCGGATTATAGAAACGCGCCCCATGAGCAAGAGAAAACGGTGGCGTCTGCTTGAAGTGATTGAGCGCGCGGTTTAG
- the rplV gene encoding 50S ribosomal protein L22, whose translation MSKAVLKYYKAKPRKTRQLADMVRGRRVSEALVLLNLSARDASKDLEKLIRSALANATDRGENDDPDALIVQNVTVDEGPTMKRFRPRARGRTGRILKRTCHVQVVLDEPK comes from the coding sequence ATGTCTAAGGCAGTGCTTAAGTACTACAAGGCGAAACCAAGGAAAACGCGCCAATTGGCCGACATGGTTCGAGGCAGGCGAGTATCCGAGGCGTTGGTGCTTTTAAATCTCTCGGCGCGCGATGCTTCGAAGGATCTTGAAAAACTGATCAGATCGGCTCTTGCCAATGCGACTGACAGGGGCGAAAACGATGATCCTGATGCTTTGATAGTTCAGAATGTAACTGTTGACGAGGGGCCAACAATGAAGAGGTTCCGCCCCAGAGCGCGGGGCCGAACAGGAAGAATTTTGAAACGCACATGCCACGTACAAGTGGTCTTAGACGAACCGAAGTAG
- the rplN gene encoding 50S ribosomal protein L14, which yields MIQMQTNCSVADNSGAKRAQCIKVLGGSRKRYARVGDIIVISVKEAAPNSQVKKGEVRRAVVVRTTKETGREDGTYIRFDDNAVVLINDAREPVGTRIFGPVARELRRKRFMRIVSLAPEVL from the coding sequence GTGATTCAGATGCAGACAAATTGCAGCGTGGCCGACAACTCGGGGGCCAAGCGAGCCCAGTGCATTAAAGTGCTTGGGGGCTCGCGCAAACGCTATGCCCGTGTCGGTGACATTATCGTCATTTCGGTGAAAGAGGCTGCTCCCAATAGCCAGGTGAAAAAAGGTGAAGTTCGCCGGGCTGTTGTTGTGCGGACGACAAAAGAAACAGGTCGTGAAGACGGAACATACATCCGCTTCGACGATAATGCTGTTGTGCTTATCAACGATGCACGTGAGCCGGTCGGTACTCGTATTTTTGGGCCCGTGGCCCGGGAGCTCAGGCGCAAACGCTTTATGCGTATCGTGTCTCTGGCTCCCGAAGTTCTTTGA
- the rpsH gene encoding 30S ribosomal protein S8 yields MSMTDPIADMLTRIRNGLQAGHLKVEIPGSNMKKQIAGLLRSQGFIKGYEMVPGHMGRDNISVEFTENAKEVLTGLKRISKPGRRVYVGKEEVPQVLSGLGVAVISTSKGLMTDNEAREAGVGGEFVCEIW; encoded by the coding sequence ATGAGTATGACCGATCCGATCGCCGATATGCTCACACGGATTCGAAATGGCCTTCAGGCAGGACATTTGAAGGTAGAGATTCCGGGGAGCAACATGAAAAAACAGATTGCCGGACTTCTCCGCTCACAGGGTTTTATAAAGGGCTATGAGATGGTTCCAGGCCATATGGGCCGCGATAATATCTCGGTTGAGTTTACTGAAAACGCTAAAGAGGTGTTGACTGGCCTCAAGCGTATCAGCAAACCGGGGCGCAGGGTTTATGTGGGAAAAGAAGAGGTGCCCCAGGTGCTTAGTGGTCTGGGGGTAGCCGTAATTTCGACTTCTAAGGGTTTGATGACCGACAACGAGGCTCGCGAGGCGGGCGTCGGCGGTGAATTCGTTTGCGAAATTTGGTGA
- the rpsC gene encoding 30S ribosomal protein S3 encodes MGQKVHPVGFRVGITRGWQSTWFANNRNFADLLHDDLKIRKFVKERLTHAGVSNVEIERASNRARINIWTARPGIIIGKRGAEVDKLKSDLQELTGNQVYINIKEVRKAEMDAQLVSENITMQLERRIAFRRAMKKSVTSSMRFGAKGIKIQCSGRLGGAEIARTEWYREGRVPLGTLRADIDYGFSEARTTYGMVGVKVWIFRGEMIRAARKRPGSEAPSGMES; translated from the coding sequence ATGGGGCAAAAAGTTCATCCAGTAGGTTTTCGGGTTGGCATCACCAGAGGGTGGCAGTCCACTTGGTTCGCCAATAATCGTAATTTTGCGGATCTGCTCCACGACGATTTGAAGATTCGTAAGTTCGTGAAAGAGCGCCTAACGCATGCGGGAGTCAGCAACGTTGAAATAGAACGGGCGAGCAACCGTGCACGGATCAATATTTGGACGGCAAGGCCAGGAATCATCATCGGAAAGCGTGGCGCGGAAGTTGACAAGCTCAAGTCTGACTTACAGGAGCTTACCGGTAACCAAGTTTACATAAACATCAAGGAAGTTAGAAAAGCCGAGATGGATGCGCAACTGGTTTCTGAGAATATCACAATGCAGCTAGAGCGCCGTATTGCCTTTCGCCGGGCTATGAAGAAATCAGTAACCTCATCAATGCGATTTGGCGCCAAGGGAATAAAAATTCAGTGTTCGGGCAGGCTTGGTGGTGCCGAGATAGCCCGGACTGAGTGGTACAGAGAAGGACGAGTCCCGTTGGGTACACTTCGAGCGGATATCGATTATGGATTCTCCGAGGCGCGGACGACTTACGGGATGGTCGGCGTGAAAGTTTGGATATTCCGTGGGGAGATGATTCGCGCCGCAAGGAAGCGGCCCGGAAGTGAAGCCCCCTCGGGAATGGAATCGTAA
- a CDS encoding type Z 30S ribosomal protein S14, whose translation MAKKCLVAKQKKTPKFGVRGYNRCMRCGRPRGFLRRFKLCRICFRELALKGEIPGVTKSSW comes from the coding sequence GTGGCGAAGAAGTGTTTGGTTGCGAAACAGAAGAAAACACCGAAATTCGGAGTGCGGGGCTATAACCGGTGCATGCGTTGCGGACGCCCTCGGGGATTTTTACGCCGCTTTAAATTGTGCCGGATCTGCTTCCGCGAGCTTGCCCTAAAGGGTGAGATTCCCGGAGTAACGAAGTCGAGTTGGTAG
- the rpmC gene encoding 50S ribosomal protein L29 — MKMLEVRELGATELEEKENELKTELFNLKFRKASGQLDNTARILTVRRDLARVSHSKTERQAQESGSASEES; from the coding sequence ATGAAAATGTTAGAAGTCAGGGAGTTGGGCGCCACAGAGCTCGAAGAGAAGGAAAACGAGCTAAAAACGGAGCTGTTCAACCTTAAATTTCGGAAGGCATCGGGTCAGCTCGATAACACGGCGCGTATTCTCACCGTGCGACGGGACTTGGCGAGAGTCTCCCATTCGAAAACCGAGAGGCAGGCTCAGGAATCTGGGTCCGCTTCGGAGGAGAGCTAG
- the rpsS gene encoding 30S ribosomal protein S19 translates to MARSLHKGPFIDDHLRKKVEAQSGSSDKRMIRTWSRRSTIVPEFVGYTFAVHNGKKFIPVYVSENMVGFKLGDFSPTRTYRGHTGITKRQVTLK, encoded by the coding sequence ATGGCTCGCTCTCTGCACAAAGGCCCATTTATCGATGACCACCTTCGAAAGAAGGTCGAGGCCCAGTCTGGCAGCAGCGATAAGCGGATGATTCGTACATGGTCCCGGCGCTCGACAATTGTTCCCGAGTTTGTGGGATATACGTTTGCTGTTCACAATGGGAAGAAATTCATCCCTGTTTATGTGTCGGAAAACATGGTTGGTTTTAAGTTGGGAGATTTTTCTCCGACTAGGACTTATAGAGGCCACACTGGTATTACCAAGCGTCAAGTTACGCTTAAATAG
- the rplF gene encoding 50S ribosomal protein L6 has translation MSRIGRMPIPIPQGVEVKLDGVNITVKGPKGILFRELHPNPKVEIVDSVINVTRPSESRQDKSLHGLTRSLIANMVEGVTKGYEKELEIIGLGFRVEADGKGLILNVGYSHPVKISAVDGIDFEIQSDRQRNAIKVKGIDKEVVGFVAAEIRRVKPPEPYKGKGIRYLNEVVRRKVGKAGV, from the coding sequence ATGTCTCGTATAGGAAGAATGCCGATTCCCATCCCGCAGGGGGTGGAGGTCAAGCTCGATGGTGTGAACATCACAGTGAAGGGCCCCAAGGGGATTCTCTTCCGCGAGTTGCATCCAAATCCAAAGGTTGAAATCGTTGACAGTGTGATTAATGTTACCCGGCCGAGCGAATCTAGGCAGGATAAATCCCTGCACGGGCTGACGAGGTCCCTGATTGCCAACATGGTCGAAGGGGTGACGAAAGGCTATGAGAAAGAACTAGAAATTATTGGATTGGGGTTCCGGGTCGAGGCTGACGGAAAGGGTTTGATTCTTAACGTAGGATATTCCCATCCTGTAAAGATTTCGGCTGTTGATGGGATTGATTTTGAGATCCAGAGCGACCGTCAGAGAAATGCCATCAAGGTTAAGGGAATCGATAAGGAAGTCGTTGGATTCGTTGCAGCGGAGATACGGCGCGTGAAGCCCCCCGAGCCCTACAAGGGAAAAGGTATCCGCTACTTAAACGAAGTCGTGCGGCGTAAGGTAGGCAAAGCAGGTGTTTAG
- the rplX gene encoding 50S ribosomal protein L24, with product MGKHSKTHVKKGDTVEVISGREKGKRGKVLHVLKTQNRVIVEKINMIKRHTKPTQDNQQGGIIEREGKLHISNVMPVDPKSGKPTRVSRKRLEDGTRVRVTQRSGELLDTV from the coding sequence ATGGGAAAACACAGTAAGACCCATGTGAAAAAAGGTGACACTGTAGAGGTGATTTCCGGGCGCGAGAAGGGAAAGCGCGGCAAGGTGCTTCACGTTCTCAAAACCCAGAACCGCGTTATTGTGGAAAAAATCAATATGATTAAGCGCCACACGAAGCCGACCCAGGATAATCAGCAGGGTGGCATCATCGAGCGCGAGGGAAAGTTACATATTAGTAATGTGATGCCGGTTGATCCGAAATCTGGGAAGCCCACCAGGGTGTCCAGGAAGCGCCTTGAGGATGGTACTCGGGTTCGCGTAACACAGCGCAGCGGCGAGCTGCTCGATACGGTATAA
- the rplE gene encoding 50S ribosomal protein L5 translates to MLQKYREQVIPELQKEFGYTNQMQVPGLVKITLNMGLGEAVQTAAALEKGVEQLTIIAAQKPVVTKAKKSIANFKLREGMSIGAMVTLRNARMWDFYSRLVNVALPRVRDFRGLSPKSFDGRGNYSLGIRDQVIFPEIDVDNIDHSRGLGVVINTSAKSDEEGRALLRLLGVPFRQS, encoded by the coding sequence ATGCTTCAAAAATACCGAGAGCAGGTTATTCCCGAGCTCCAGAAGGAATTTGGCTATACAAACCAGATGCAGGTGCCTGGGCTCGTCAAGATTACCCTGAACATGGGGCTGGGCGAGGCAGTTCAGACCGCCGCCGCCCTTGAGAAGGGTGTCGAGCAGCTTACGATTATCGCGGCTCAAAAGCCCGTGGTTACAAAAGCGAAAAAGTCCATCGCCAACTTTAAGTTGCGCGAGGGAATGTCGATTGGCGCGATGGTTACGCTCCGCAATGCTCGGATGTGGGATTTTTATAGTCGTTTGGTGAACGTTGCGCTTCCCCGTGTTAGAGATTTTCGGGGGCTAAGCCCAAAGTCTTTCGACGGTCGTGGAAACTATAGTCTCGGTATACGGGATCAGGTGATTTTCCCTGAAATCGATGTAGATAATATTGATCACTCGCGGGGGTTGGGCGTAGTTATCAACACCTCGGCTAAATCGGATGAAGAGGGCAGGGCGCTGCTCCGCCTCTTGGGCGTTCCTTTTAGACAGTCTTAG